In one Desulfomicrobium escambiense DSM 10707 genomic region, the following are encoded:
- a CDS encoding substrate-binding periplasmic protein gives MRPSLWKNMFRLLAAMLVLPSVSSAQPLEVLYFEYPPYYHALPDGRAAGLIVDLAGRVFAKAGVEAEFHFVPAKRILLDIQTGQPVASLGWFKTPEREEFARFSLPIYINRPVGVFFLREKEDLFRPYKTLEALMADGKLLMGRVAGLSDGPQIDAILAKYPDRIVHVTADSVRLTKMLESGRFDFFLLPPEEIDALLHEAQASPENFALKAMSDIPQGNSRHIMYAKTVDDALIRKVDQAILTEIGDIAPKP, from the coding sequence ATGCGCCCGAGTCTTTGGAAAAACATGTTCCGGCTTCTTGCAGCCATGCTCGTGCTGCCTTCCGTCTCGTCGGCGCAGCCGCTGGAAGTCCTCTACTTTGAATACCCGCCCTACTACCACGCTCTGCCGGACGGACGGGCGGCGGGACTGATTGTCGATCTGGCCGGCAGGGTGTTCGCCAAGGCGGGTGTCGAGGCCGAATTCCACTTCGTACCGGCCAAGCGGATCCTGCTCGACATCCAAACCGGCCAGCCCGTCGCGTCCCTGGGTTGGTTCAAAACGCCGGAGCGCGAAGAATTCGCCCGCTTCTCCCTGCCCATTTACATCAACCGACCCGTCGGCGTGTTCTTTTTGCGCGAAAAGGAGGACCTGTTCCGTCCCTACAAGACCCTTGAAGCGCTGATGGCGGACGGAAAGCTCTTGATGGGCAGGGTCGCCGGCTTGTCTGACGGGCCGCAGATCGACGCCATTCTGGCCAAATACCCCGACAGAATCGTCCACGTCACGGCAGATTCGGTACGCCTGACCAAAATGCTCGAATCCGGCCGGTTCGATTTCTTCCTGCTCCCGCCGGAAGAGATCGACGCCCTGCTGCACGAAGCGCAGGCCTCGCCTGAAAATTTCGCCCTCAAGGCCATGAGCGACATCCCCCAGGGCAACAGCAGGCACATCATGTACGCAAAGACCGTCGACGACGCCCTGATCCGCAAGGTTGACCAGGCCATCCTCACCGAGATCGGGGATATCGCCCCGAAGCCGTAA